Below is a genomic region from Desulfurobacterium indicum.
AGAAATGCGACTCTATATATATCAAGACTCTTATCGTAAAAACCGAGATTCTCATAAATGTGAGCCTTGGTATAGTAAAAATCCCAACCCACATTTTTAACCGTATTAAAGTATAGCTGTAAAAGATCGAGAGCCTGCCATAAATACTGCTTATCACCTATCTTTCTTCCTATTTTCATATAAGTTTTGGCAAGCATGAAAAGGGCTTTTTTGTAATAATCATCTTTCTTCTTATCCTTTGCAAGAATTTTTAAAAAATATTCAAGAGCCGTGTTGTAAGAGCCTATTTTATACTGATACATTCCCCTTTTTAACCAAACTTCAGGTTTGTAAACAAATAACCTATCTCCCTTTCCTTCCACAGTAGCATTATTTGAAGCAGCAAACCCGTTGCAGAAAAGCAAAAGAGATAAAAGAATGGTGATAACTTTCACTATCACACCCTTATTTCTACCGAAGAGCTTTCTTCCTCTTTATAAAATGTCTCCGAATAAAGATTTTTCCCGCGAGATTTGATTTTAACACGAAACCCTGAAAGATTTGTATTGCTAAGTATTTCTCTTATTTCATCACTGAGGCCGGCAGTGTTAAAAACGGCCTGAGGAAGTTCTATGGAAATGTTAAGGAATTTCCTTACCATGCTTGCTTTTACTCTAATATCTTCAAATGTTGCAGTAAGCGTATATTTCATTCCACTGTTAGCCGCCTGATTTTCCTGACCTTTATCTGTGTGGGAAAAACCTCCGTTTGCATTACTTCCGTCATGTAAAGGTTTCTGAGAAACCACCGGCGCCTGTGAAATATTCTCATGGGAAAGATTAACTTTATGGGATGAATTCTGTCCTGGAGAAACCGACATATTGCTAAGCTGAATCTCTTTTGAATCTATTAAATCAGACTTTACCTTCGACGTTAACGTTTTATCCTCAGAGAAAGTCAGGTCAAAATGTCCCTTATGACTTACCACTTTAAACCTTTTGTCTTGCCTGAAAATCGGCTTTTTTCCAAATTTCTGAGCATTAATCACCAACGGTCGCTTTTCGCCGGATTTTTTATCCTCGGTAAAAGGCAAACTTCCGTTTGAAAAACTTTTCCCATTTCCCGACTCAACTTCTTTCATCAACTTAGAATCTGCTTCAACAAACGCTTTATTTACAGCGGTATCTTCAAGCGATACGTTATTACGGCTTGCCGCCCCTTTCTTTTGAATCTCATCTACGGGAAGCTTATCAAAATTCATCACTAAACTTTCATTTTTCTTGTTAATATTAATGTTGTCAAAGCCAGTTATATACCTGAAATTCGCCTTAACTTCCTCACTCTGTTTCTGATTAATCAACACTACCTGTCTTTTAGCCCTAAACCTGTCAGTTAAAATAGGAACAGCACTTAAAGTCGATGGAAAAGTAGAAACCGTTTGACGGCTTGAAGTTTTATTGTTAACTTTAGATTTTTCCTTAAAAATACCTTTGAAATATCCTGAAGCCGCTCCTGGAATGTCAGATAAAGATTTTAATTTCTCAGAATTCACAAAAGCTTCAACAACATGATTAACAACTCTTTTGTTGGATTTATCGACCTTCTGTTTAATCTTCTTTTTCTCATTCTCTGAAAGATTTTTAGAAGCTACCGTTTTTAACGCTTTTTTTTCACAAGTCGGTTTCCCATTCTCGCTACATAACTTAATGATTTGATGATTTTTGTTTTTTTCCTGGTTTTTATCCTTTGTTATCAAAATTTCCTTCATCTCTTTACTTGAAAAATCAGCGGCAACTTTGGATTTTGAATCTGCATGTTTTAAGGCCAAAATATCCTTGGACAACTTTAGTTTTGATTGAAACTTGTTCTTTTGTGCATTAGTCAACAAATTGATATTTTTCGGCCTATTATCCGTTTCTTTTTCAGAAAAGTTAAAGGCCTTCAACAGATGCTTTTTTAGATTTGTATATTCCCATTTATTAGAAACCTTTAAAGGGGAAAAGGGTCTTTTTTTAAAAATCCCGAAAGAATTAGGATTTTCCTCCTCAAAATTTTTTAAAGAACAGTTTTCCTTTTCAGAACCGTTAACCTCTTTATCTAGCTCATATGCAAAAGGGCACTTCGGCATACCTTCTTTATTTAACAAGAAGGTTTTTCCATCCCTCCCGAACAAGAAGGTATCAGAATTTCCAAAGACTTGCGGCAGAAAACCTTCTCTTTTCAGAATCTCCGCTTTTTCACTTTCAGAAAAAGCAGAAAATAAAATATCAAACAAAGAATGTCCGTTTTTCTTCTCCCCCTTATTTTTCATACCGCTAAGACCAAATCCCAGATCCAAGCTTACTCTTATCATTTCTCTGCCCTTTCCCAGCGAATACGGATATTATACATCCTTCTTCAAAATCTCCGAAAGTTTTCTTAAAGCACGCGTCTTTATCTGTGAAATTCGGGATACAGATATGTCAAGAATTCTGGATATTGACTTCAAATCAAGCTCCTCAACAAAAATAAGCTGAAGTATTAGCTTTTCCCTTTCTGACAGATTATCAATGGCTCTCGCAAGACGAAATTTCAAATCTTTAATTATTGTTTCTTCTTCAGGATCCGGTGTATCAGATCTCAAGGTGTCCGCTATTGTAATCTTATCGGTCCCATGAAACAGAACATCTTCTATACTTGTCATATACATCATTTCCGCTTTTAAAAGATCCGCCTCACCATTTTTCATCTTTTCACGGGCACCGCGAGACATGAAATCAAGAGACCTTAAAAAATCCGTTATTTCGCCTCGAATTCTTATATAAGCGTAAGTGGAAAAGTGTGCCTTTCTTTCATCATACTTATCTATTGCCTTCATAAGTCCTATAACACCCGTATTTACAAGATCTTCAAAGTCAACTATACCTTCCGGAATTCTCCTGTAAATCTTGTTAGCTATCTTTTTAACCAGAGGTAAATGTTCAAGAACAAGTTCTTTCCGACTCTTTTCATACATAAGCTTAACCTTTCACCTTAAAGAAATTTTTAAGCTTTCTCCAGAAACTTTCCGATTCATCTTTAACAATTTCCCCTGTTTCAAGGGAAGCTATTTCCTTAATTGCAAGGGTATAAGGATCGGCGGGGAAAGCCGTAGCTACAGGTTCCCTGTATCTTACGGAAATTTTAACGTTGTTTGAATCCGGTAAAACACCAGCTATTTTGGGCCTGAAAGAGAAGAAATTTTCACATGAACGTCTTATTCTTTCCAGTATGGAGAAACCCTCATTTTTATTTTTACACATATTGGCAACAAGCTTTATGCTATCGTATTTATAAAGTTTGTAAAGACTTTTTATCAGCGCGTAAGCATCTGTTATGGCTGTCGGCTCCGGAGTAGTTATTACATAAGTCGTATCCGAAGAAACTGCAAATTTCAAAACATTTTCATTTATACCTGCAGATGCATCCAGAACTATAAAATCATAATCGTCAGAAATCTTCTCCAGCTTATTTATAACGGTAACAACATCAAGGTCTTCCAGCTCCTGAAAGGTATCTATACCGGAAAAACCGAGCAAAACATCAAGGTATTCAAAATGCTGGATCACATCCTCCACTTCAGCCCCTTTCATCAACATCTTTAAATTCTTATCTGGACTTAAACCTAAAAGCACATGGACGTTACCTAAACCTACATCTCCGTCAAGCAGCAAAACTCTCTTTCCAAAAATGCTGGAAAGAATGTAAGAAAAATTTACGGAAAAGTTAGTTTTTCCAACTCCTCCTTTACCACTTGCAACGCAGATAAATTTTGCCCTTCTTTTTTTAGGATTATGTCTCTCTTTAACCAGTTCTATTAATTTTTCTGCCTGAATGTTCATAGGTCTCCTAAGAGATAGTCTGCCACTTTTCTCGGTGTCAACAATTTTATGTCTTCTGGAACTCTCTGTCCGGTGCTGAGATAAGATAGAGAAAGTTCCGTTTTAACAGGCAGGTTTAAAAGTATGCCAGGTTTACGCGTTTCGTCAATCTTTGTAAGCAAAAGAGCTGTAACAGGGAAAATGGATCTGTATCTATTTACAACCTCTATTGCTTCTTCATTACTATAATTGCAGCTTATCACCAGATTAACTTCCATTTCCCTCTCAGAACCATGAAGAATGGCTTTTATCTCTCCCAATCTCCAGTAATCATAGTGGCTTCTCCCAACCGTATCTATGAGTATCACATCAACATCCGTAAGATTCGCAAGAGTTTCTTTAAGCTTTTTACCTTCGGACACCGTAAAGAATGGAATGTTCAAAATGTTCGCATACATACGTCCCTGCTGAATCGCTCCAACCTTAAAAGTATCAATGCTGACAACCCCTACTTTTAGCTGCTGATTTATCACGAGATCCGAAGCTATTTTAAAGAGATTTGTTGTTTTTCCAACACCGGTAGGTCCTACAAAAGCCACTATTTTAGGCTTATTTTCTGCAGAAATTCTTCCGGTAAATTTTACTTTTTCCGCAATACCTTTTTCCAGAGCTTCCCTCAATGTTGGAACGCTCAAATCAAGCTTCCCCGTTTCAAGATCAAGCCCGCAGGCAGGTTCAACAATTTCCCTCGCAACATCGGGATAAACATTTTTTGACTCAAGAATTCTTAAAAGTTCAAGAGCATCACCTGTAAATTCATGAAAATTAATATTGTTTGGAGACGAAGAGACAGTAGGCTTTATATGAGAAGGCAAATCTGGAGGCGGAACATAAGAAGGAAGCACCTCTTGCTGATTATTTCCGGGCACCTGTTTTATCTCTTCTCTCAACTCCGACAGCAGGCTTTTTAAGGTATCAAGCTCTTCCTTTAAAGCCTTTGTTTCATCTTCCTTCCTATCCGCCTCTTTGAAAAAAAGCCTGTAATATTTTTTCTTCTTAAAAGGCAACCAT
It encodes:
- a CDS encoding MinD/ParA family protein, producing MNIQAEKLIELVKERHNPKKRRAKFICVASGKGGVGKTNFSVNFSYILSSIFGKRVLLLDGDVGLGNVHVLLGLSPDKNLKMLMKGAEVEDVIQHFEYLDVLLGFSGIDTFQELEDLDVVTVINKLEKISDDYDFIVLDASAGINENVLKFAVSSDTTYVITTPEPTAITDAYALIKSLYKLYKYDSIKLVANMCKNKNEGFSILERIRRSCENFFSFRPKIAGVLPDSNNVKISVRYREPVATAFPADPYTLAIKEIASLETGEIVKDESESFWRKLKNFFKVKG
- a CDS encoding sigma-70 family RNA polymerase sigma factor, whose amino-acid sequence is MYEKSRKELVLEHLPLVKKIANKIYRRIPEGIVDFEDLVNTGVIGLMKAIDKYDERKAHFSTYAYIRIRGEITDFLRSLDFMSRGAREKMKNGEADLLKAEMMYMTSIEDVLFHGTDKITIADTLRSDTPDPEEETIIKDLKFRLARAIDNLSEREKLILQLIFVEELDLKSISRILDISVSRISQIKTRALRKLSEILKKDV
- a CDS encoding flagellar biosynthesis protein FlhF; its protein translation is MSVKILEGDNLETLIEKAKAAYGNDIEILYYEVETKTGWLPFKKKKYYRLFFKEADRKEDETKALKEELDTLKSLLSELREEIKQVPGNNQQEVLPSYVPPPDLPSHIKPTVSSSPNNINFHEFTGDALELLRILESKNVYPDVAREIVEPACGLDLETGKLDLSVPTLREALEKGIAEKVKFTGRISAENKPKIVAFVGPTGVGKTTNLFKIASDLVINQQLKVGVVSIDTFKVGAIQQGRMYANILNIPFFTVSEGKKLKETLANLTDVDVILIDTVGRSHYDYWRLGEIKAILHGSEREMEVNLVISCNYSNEEAIEVVNRYRSIFPVTALLLTKIDETRKPGILLNLPVKTELSLSYLSTGQRVPEDIKLLTPRKVADYLLGDL